The window GGGATCGGGGTGGCGAAGTCCATCGCCTCGCTCAGCCGGATGGTGCCCTCGGGGGCGTTGTCGGTGAAGGCGGGCGAGTTCGCGACCGACTCCCGCGCCGGCACGATGGTGCCGCCGATCTCGGCGAAGTAGCTGCCGGCCTCCTCCGACATGAGGAACTTGATGAAGGTCCACGCGGCCTGCTTGTTGTCGCTGTTCTTGGCGATGTTCCAGGCGTCCCAGCCGACCGGCGAGCCGTTGCCGGTCTTGGTGGGCCAGTTCACGACCACGGTCTTGTCGACCATGTCGAGCTCGCGCACACCGAGCACGGGCCAGCGTCCGCCGCTGAGGATCGCGAGCTTGCCCTGCTTGAACGCGGTGTTGCCGTCGAACTGGCCGCCGGGCTTCGGTGCCAGGCCCATCTCGACGAGGCTGCGGGCGAACTCGGCCGACTCGACCGCCTCCGGGGAGTTGTAGGTGGGCTCGCTCCAGTCGGCGTTGAACGTGCTGCCGCCGTTGGTGGTGAGCCACGGCATCACGTCGACGAAGTAGCCGGAGCCCGCGCCGACGAGGTAGGCGCCGGTCTTCTCCTTGATCTGCTTCCCGGCCGCGACGAACTCGTCCCACGTCCAGTTGCCGTCTTCGGGGATGGCGACTCCGGCCTTCTCGAACACGTCCTTGTTGAGGTACATGGCCATGGTGTTGAACCCGCCGGGGATGAACACGGTCTCGCCGTCGGGGCCCGCCGCGAACTCCTCGTTGAACTTCTGCAGGTTGGGGCTGATGTCGTCCCAGTAGTCGTCGACGACGTCTTGGTCCTGCTCGATGTAGGGCGCGAGGTCGGCCAGGATGCCCTTCGAGGCGAACAGCCGCTGCCCCTCGGTGGCGACCTGGATGATGTCGATCTTCTGTCCGCCGGCGAGACGCGTCGCGACCGTGGTGGAGAACGTGGCCCAGTTGCCGCTGGGGATGCCGACGGCCTTGAGCTTGATGTCGGGGTACTGCTTGTTGAACTCGGCGAACAGCGCGTTGAACGCCTTCTGCTGGTCGGCGTCTCCCATGTAGACGAAGTTGAGCTCGCCGCTGTCGGGCTCCCCCTCGGCTCCGGCGCCTCCGCCCCCGCCGCCGCCCCCGGAGCATCCGCTGAGGGCGATGCCCGCCACCACCACGGATGCTGCGACCTTCCACATGCGACTGCGTGTCTTGCGCATTGGTCCTCCTCAGGACGTCACTCGTCTTCGAGTCATGCTGTGTCCCGGCTGCCGCCGGGTGGGGGTGCCGACCAGCTCGCGTCGATCCACTCTGATCGGGTATGCGCCAGGTTAGGCGAAATCGATTTCATGCGCAATAGTCGGCGACGGGCTGCTCATCCGTCGGCACGGTCGAGGTCGGCGGCGAACCAGAACACGTTGTACGGATCCCAGAGCGAGAGCGTGAAGTAGATGCGCCGACCGTCGTCCGAGACGTACCGCGGGTCGAGGTAGGGGCCGTAGAGCCCCGGGTAGTCGTCGCCGGGCACGAGCTCGATCGGCTCGCCCCAGGGGCCCCACGGGGTGATGCCCTCGCGGATGTAGGCGTTGCCGGCGTCGGAGTAGGTCATGATCCAGCGCTCCAGGTACGTCGACCACATCACCGACAGCTCGCCGATCGTGCCCTCGACCACGACCTGCGCGTCGTCCAGGTCGTCCGACCACACCGGTTCGTCGCCGTCGAGGCCCGCGAAGTAGGAGTAGGAGCCCTGGTCCTCCACAGCCTCCTCGGTGGCCGGCACCCGCATCAGCCGCACCTCCCCGAACCGCCCGGAGGGGATCGCCCACAGGTAGATCCAGTCCTCGCCGTCGGCGGTGACAGGGGCCGTCGCGAACTGCACGAAGCCGGAGTCCCCTGGCCACTCGATGCCCTCGACGGGAGCCCAGGTCTGCCCGTCATCCCGCGAGACGACGAGGGCGGAGCGGTTCGCATCCCACGCGCCGGGGTCACCCCAGTAGCTCACCGACATGTAGGAGACGTAGATCGTGTCGCCGATCGCGAAGCCCGCGGTGGGGATCTTGGTGACCTCGCCGGAGCCGTCGTTGGGGTCGTGGTCGCCCTCGATCAGCGGGGCCGCGAGCCCGATCCCGTCGGCCACCCAGCCGTCGAAGAAGATGCCGTCGGTCGGGTCGTCGTCGGTCGTCCAGGCGGCCACGTTGGAGCGCCACTGCCCGCCCTGACCGCCGGTCGTGCCCGGTGCGCGCTCGCCGAACGTGTCACCGAAGAAGAACCAGGTGCGGTCGCCCACGGTGGTCATCGAGCCGAGATCGGTGCCGGCCACGCCGACCGCCTCGGTGTCGTTGATGCCCGCCGGTCCCGTCAGCTGCGCGACCTCAGTGAGCCCGGAGATCCCGGTCAGCACGAACGGCTTGTCGGGGTCGGAATCGAGTTCCACGGGCGCCCCTCCCCCGGCGCATGCGGTGACCGTGACGGCCAGGGCGGCAGCGGCGAGCAGGGTGGTCGAGCGACGGGCACGGGTGGCAGACATGCGGCTCCTCGGCGAGCGACAGGGGTGTGGAGGCCGACGATACCGAAATCGATTTCAGTGCACCAGGGCTTTTGTTCGGGGGGCGGAGCGCATCGTGCACGGTCAGCGGCGTCGCGGCTCCACCAGCCGCCGCGGGGGCATGACATAATCTCCCCGTCCAGGTTCGCCGATCCTGGATCCGCGCTTGACCTCAGTCCGAACCTGGCCGCCGACGACGA of the Microbacterium sufflavum genome contains:
- a CDS encoding ABC transporter substrate-binding protein; translation: MRKTRSRMWKVAASVVVAGIALSGCSGGGGGGGGAGAEGEPDSGELNFVYMGDADQQKAFNALFAEFNKQYPDIKLKAVGIPSGNWATFSTTVATRLAGGQKIDIIQVATEGQRLFASKGILADLAPYIEQDQDVVDDYWDDISPNLQKFNEEFAAGPDGETVFIPGGFNTMAMYLNKDVFEKAGVAIPEDGNWTWDEFVAAGKQIKEKTGAYLVGAGSGYFVDVMPWLTTNGGSTFNADWSEPTYNSPEAVESAEFARSLVEMGLAPKPGGQFDGNTAFKQGKLAILSGGRWPVLGVRELDMVDKTVVVNWPTKTGNGSPVGWDAWNIAKNSDNKQAAWTFIKFLMSEEAGSYFAEIGGTIVPARESVANSPAFTDNAPEGTIRLSEAMDFATPIPSIDQGAEAQKVIEEAWGTIIAGQGEAQKTLDAAQAELEQLVGE
- a CDS encoding DUF4185 domain-containing protein, with amino-acid sequence MSATRARRSTTLLAAAALAVTVTACAGGGAPVELDSDPDKPFVLTGISGLTEVAQLTGPAGINDTEAVGVAGTDLGSMTTVGDRTWFFFGDTFGERAPGTTGGQGGQWRSNVAAWTTDDDPTDGIFFDGWVADGIGLAAPLIEGDHDPNDGSGEVTKIPTAGFAIGDTIYVSYMSVSYWGDPGAWDANRSALVVSRDDGQTWAPVEGIEWPGDSGFVQFATAPVTADGEDWIYLWAIPSGRFGEVRLMRVPATEEAVEDQGSYSYFAGLDGDEPVWSDDLDDAQVVVEGTIGELSVMWSTYLERWIMTYSDAGNAYIREGITPWGPWGEPIELVPGDDYPGLYGPYLDPRYVSDDGRRIYFTLSLWDPYNVFWFAADLDRADG